CCCGAACCGTTTCTTTCTCCGAGGCGAGACGGTCCATGTTCTACTTCCACCCCAAAGTCTTTGCCTCTTTCATCTTAGCCTCCTCACGAAGATGCTCAACCAATTTGGCCTTCTGCTAAACCTGCAAGATCAAAGTGTTAGTTGCCAATATCAAGTCAATACATAAAaagctcccaaaaatttacattacccgTTCAATGAACTCGGTCTGATCTCGATGAGCTTTTGTCAATCCAGCTCGAATGCTCacgatctcctcttctttttgcacatagaggagtttgagggcgtTTCACTCCTCCGTAAGCTTTTTAAGATCAGCCTCACATCGGGCCAGCTCAACTGGGTACTTGGAAGGCGCTTCTCGATGGAGCGTTATAACCTGTACAGAAACAAAGGAAATCAAACTTAAAGAAATAAGAACAAACACAAACATGGTAGCATGggctaaaactcacttggttcagaagcTGCCGAGCCTCATAAAAAATGAGTGATGTGTCAAGGTCGGAAACATCATCGACCCCCGCAAAGCAACCATGAAATGTATCGTCCCCTTCGGGGGTCGTCCCCACTTCAGGGGTTCCCATGGACCGAGTATCCCGAAATTGCCCCTCGGAGAATGTGGGGCCGGGCGGCGAATTATCGATATTAATTGCCCCGAACGAGTCACTCGGGGAATTatcttctctttgaagggcctcagaacCATACCCTTCGGGCACACCCGCCGGTTGCTCATCACGGCAGGAGACATCATCAACACCCGATGACTCGGGGATCCTACTCGGACCTTCCCTCGAGATTACCTCAATCTGCGGCTGAACCTCCTCGACCGTCATCGGCTCAGCAGTTCTCGAAGCTTCGATGTCTTCCCTCTTCCGAGCCACCAGCAGGCAGTCGGCATCTTTTCCCTTCTCGTCTTCATCTCGTAGCGTTTGGACTACATCGGCAGAAAGAACAGAGGGATCAGTCTTCGACTTTCGAGCCCTACGTTTCTTGGGCTTTGGGGTATCTGGAGTCGAGGCCCTTCTCGTTTTCTTGTCTTTTATCGGCTTCGGGGCTTCCCCTTCCCCGAGGGGAGGCGGCCTCATGACGACATTATCTCCAAGAcctgtatgagaagaaatcaagttaaaaagaagtatttcataggAAAGCATCAAACACGAACAGGGGAActtaccataatttttggcctcccatcagcACTTGGTCaaatcgcgccacgagcgctcagcatacgaagaggtaaaggaaacataacaagtaatcaaatgTTATCGGTGAAGTTCTACTAAACCGGCTCGTCCaccctcggtccttgtcctcatctatgctcgagaatagcatCATCGTGGCCCGGCGCTGAAGCCTTATTAGTTTGCCCCGATAAAGACGGGGGGTGTATAGCCTagtgagatgatcgagggtgaaagacatacCCTCAATCTTTctcgagaagaatctgagcaaaatgataATGCGCTAAAAAGAGGGGTAGATCTAGCCTAGGGTTACTCGGTATTGGcggcagaagtcgattatgacAGGATCGACGGAACctagtgtgaaagggtaagtatatacacttaagaaccctttcacatgagtggtgatgtcctcctTAGGGATAGGAATCACCACCTTTTTATTCTACCAGTGGCAGTCTTTTTTCACCTGCTCGAGATCGCCTTCGGATATCGAACAGATGTATAtagacatgggctcgcatcggccaggaaccgaagagggtttttcaactttaaagtcggaagtaagttcaTATGGCCCGGGAATGCACTCTTTGATATGTGGCTCCACTGGTGTCTTGTCACCGGCCGGCCGCGATGAGGAAGCTTTTTCTTCTTGAGGAACGGTCTTTGACGTTTTCCccattgctatatgaggtttaaggaagaagaaggcgaaatttatattttaataagagattggcaaaTGGAAACCGGCAAAGTTatgaacttgaagagaataaaagagcttttgaagattagaagaaaGTTTGAAGGTAAAGTTTGGGAAGATTATGAAGGcggtctatttataatagccactttgatgGTTTGAATGCACTGATGGCCGACCATCTACTGAcgttaattaatgaccttggggACTGTGCAGACGCGATGCTTCAATCGCTTTTGTCGCTTACGTCACATTGTTGACGTCATAATTGGTCGGGGTACTAGATCGAAGGTTCAGTtcgtttcttctcgttacactccaagaaacgaggggactatctgtatacggtcaaaatcgggcctaCCCGATTTTGCTGTTTGATCGAGACAAGGGAGTTGCATCGGAGGTAGCCTCGTAATAAATCAGACTCGAGCTCGAGGATAAGACATCAagcctagagatcgaagtgtaCGTTGAGACTGAGACCAGCAATAATCGAGACCaagtatgaccgacttcgagtgAAGCATAATAATGGAATGACGAGATATTAGTAACTGGTCGAAGATCACGACATGAATTTCGGGATGGATATCCGTGATtagtcgaggatcatggcgtgaaTCTCGGAACAGACCAAATCAGAAGCGGTTAACTAGTTGTTTATACGATTTTCTTCTAAAATTAGAGACATACCATAATTAGgtttcctctattatataaagaggagttccaatcatttgtagAACATCATGATTCActgataaaaatatacatatacattgCTTTCTTTGTCTTACTTACTATTCATTACCgtttgttccatcctctactgttcttattaactaacctcgagactatcttgaatcaaggtcgaggcattgtttgcagattagtttcatttattttactgtccaatttatctatttagttcgttatttatcaattggtgctagtttaaatcacatatccttaaaaccacaatataagtttaattcttactcaattttgagggtaaacaaaaataaatatgatagtaaaaatcattatcaaagcataacttttatttatgtagaACAATTACATAATCATACTATCTACTATaaagaacaaaaattaaaatatttatatttctacagattcatcacctatcacatgacttgtttctcctttcgggagtgcaaagtaatcagctacatccaaatgcatgaagtctaaattatcttcagaaataaattttgcttcagcatttttctctgtcttcttcagggaggcttgatacaactCAACCAGGTACTTTGACATACGACATGTACGTGATCAGTGCCATTTTTCTCCatatctatagcatgcattttctgcctttgctgcttgcaccgcttcatgcttttgtttcttccttttccactgctggtggtgaggagggttctttggtgcattattattatcatgattagggtttcttccccgaccacggccatgaccacgattagagccacgtcctcttccacgcttagcttggtaaAAGTTCATCTCATTCACTTTAGGGAATGGACAACAACCAGTAGGTCtactttcatgatttttcattaataacCCATTATGTTgttcggctacaagaagatgtgagataagttcaaaatactttttgaatcccatctctcgatattgttgttgcaggagcatattcgaggcataaaaagtggtgaaagttttctccaacatatcatgattagTAATgttatcaccacataatttcaattgggaaataattctgaagatatcagaattatactcactgatagatttaaaatcgtgtagccttagatgagtccaatcataacgtgcatgtgaaagaacgaccatcttcaggtggtcatatctatcattcaaattattccacagtgtGACTagatctttaatagtgagatatttcattttcaagctttcatcaaggtgatggcgtaagaatatcattgctttggcatgATCTtagtttgatgcttgatttttatccttgatggtgtctgccaaaCCCAAGATGAATTTCAgtatcaagcacccaagacatgttgCTTTTACTTGATATATTCAGGgatacaaattcaagtttagaaagattttacattatttagaaaaagaaaatccgtacctctgatacttttaaTGTATTTGCTCGatatggcagagtctcgtgctgataacgtgttataaaataaagacagtaaagtaaaggcaagtatagagagaaactgatatattattcaaacttcaaacttatgtgcataatgaactgaaatcccctctatttatagaagaaaagaagATGTTGTGTAagttaggggtgggcataataccgatcGAACCGAAAAAATCGGCCAAACCgttaattttgatttttcggtttcggtttaatcGATTTTTCGATCGGTGCacgatttttaaattattaatttttggTTTTTCGGTGCGGTTTACAATTTTGATATTTCGGTTTTCGGTTTAACCGAATAACCAAAATTTTGGGTATTAGTTATTACCCATTTTAGGCTGAAGCCCAATATCTATTTGAACTTTGAAGCCCAATTTAGTTTACCCAAACCCAAACTTATTGATAGTCTGTCTAATACCCAAAGTCCAAACCCATCGGTTACAACCGACTAAATCACTAATACACATTACACTTAGTCACTTCCCATTTTCCATTTCCCAAACCTAAATAAAGAATTAGATTTAGGGTTCTCAAACCTACATCAATTGAAAAGTTTGTCTCTTCGGTTCTTCCTTCTTCCTGTGCGACTGTTGCGACTCGTCGTCGCCGATTGCTGCGACTTCTTCTGAGTTCCTGTGAGTTCTGCGCTTTCTTCCTCAGCTCACTGTGACGCCTTCTTCCTCAACTTGTCGCTCATCCTTCATCCTCAGGTTAGTGCGAGTTCTTCTGAGTTATGAAGAAAGAAAATATCTTAATCTTTTGTGTATGTTGATTTTCAATTAGTCTCACTGTTAGTCTTTTGTTTATGTTGATTTTTAATTAGTCTCATTGTTATTCTTTTGTGTATGAAGAAAGAAAATGTATCACTGTCTTAGTCTTTCACTTCAATATATTTCAAAATCGGGTCTAACGTATGGACAACTTTACTTTAGTACTAAGCACCACAAATTCTCTCAAAATTTTAAAAAGCAATCAAGTACACCAATAAAATAATAAGGTGCTTGGATATTTCTGTCAAAGAAGGTTTATGGCCAACCGAAAAAGCAAAGGATTTACTTTACATACCACTACAATAAATAAGTATTGTAAATAAACTCTAAAGTTAAAAGAGAAAGGTGCTTGGATGTTTCTGCCTAGGTAGATGGCCAACCTAAAAAGCAAAGAATTTGCTTTACATACCACTACAATAAATAAGTAATGTAAATAAACTCTAAAGTTAAAAGAGAAAGGTACAGATTAAACATGTTTCCACTTATGAACATAGAAAAATTAGTATCTACACATAATCGTTTGATAAATGCTGCATGTACTAGTAAATGGATTCAAGGTTCTATAGCAGTAAGAACGATTGAACAaccaaataatattaataatcTCATCACTACTAGTACAAAATTATTTCAACATGAAAAGATGAATCAAAGAAAGTGCAAACTTTAACCTCATGTAAAATATTTTAAAGGCAGTTAACCAGAAATTTAATCCAGTGAACAACAGATTAGAATAGAAAAATACTTAACAAAATCTTAATATCAAAGAATTAGTTTTTTTTCGACATTTATTATATGTCGCTAAATAAATGTCGTCGTAGCTATGATTTCTTATAGTATCTATTTGTTATAGACTTATAGGAGTTCCGACCTTAATTCTATTTTCAttcgattttttaattttttttgtaggTTTAACTATGCCTCGTGGTCCTAAAGCTAGATCGCCTATTTGGGAATATTTTGAGCTAGTTAAAGTAAATGAAGAAGCCCGCAAAGCAAAATGCCTTCATTGTGGTCGAGTTTATAATTGTCATCCAAAGTATTATGGCACTTATGGCTTAGTGAAGTATATTAAGAAGTGTCTCATGCCTCATCCAGTGATTCGTATTTAAGGCTTTAAGTATCATTTTCTAGACTTACTTTGTGGCTTGTGGCTTGTGACTAGTTTGCCACTATTTTGTTGTTTGGTGATGGTATTTCTAGACTTATTTTGGACTTTGGTAGTTGCTAGATTTGCCACTGTGTTAAACTGTTTTGGACTAGTTTGCCAGTGCTGAACTATGCGGTATTTTGCTACTTAGGTGTTCTGTTTGCACTGATGCCATTGAAGGCCTCCCTGCTCTCTGTGTACTTGTTCTCTATAGTCTATTCTCGGTTTCATTTATAGTGTAGTTTCAACTTAGAGTGTTATTGGCAGCAAAACTTGTGTTAGACTGTCGTCTGCCACTGTCTTTCTCTGCTGCTGGGCTGGACAAACAACAACTAAATGACAATTTGCTGGGTTgtctttctcaaaagtcaaaatgACAATTTGCTGTTGGGCTGGACGAAAAGCAAATAAATTCGAGCCTTGTTTATTGATGTTCCTACAAACCGTAAATACTTGTTGTTCCTACAACCGTTTAAAATCGAAAAAATAAACCGGaaataaccgaaccgaacttTGAAAAAACCGCACCGAACCGTAAAagctttggtttgatttggttattaatattacaaaattGAAAACCGATAAATCGAACCGTACTTTCATAATAACCGACCGAACCGACCGACGCCCACCCCTAGTGTAAGTTGCTtctgcaagctgttgtgtaagctgctactataccagatatagataatcttctaacGGGGGTGATgcttatccataacggagtaccaaaaggataagctcattgtactaGATATAGATATTCTTCTAGCGGaagtgatgtttatccataacagaGTACCGAAAGAATAAGTTTCTTCAGgtggcttatttccaatagagtactaaatagataaacatatttacggcggagtctcatataaaTAAGCTTCttgaggaagcttatttacaacggattattaaatgaacatccataatataatatatttataacaagttAGTACTGAAATTtccattttataaaatattttccaatcaCACCAAGCACCTTACCGAGTAATATATTGTATCAACTGACAATAGATATAAAATGCCTCTTCTTCGTTCTTAAGTAATACATGCATCGAGGCCTCTCTACATCCAGGACTGGTAGACAAGAAGCGAGAGTATACCAAGAAAGGACAATTTTTCCCAATAGCAAGTTAAGCATTTACAAGGATAAGATGTATTTTGGGGGAGGATTGAATTGATTTGCTTTCTTTTGTTGAGaatgtcaataataataaatagacaccaaaagaaaaagaaagagctaAATGTAAATGAGAAAAAAAGTATCTCCACTCTCCACAATGAGCCTGTTGTCCATCTGTACAAATTTGACATGTTTTACACTTCTCTTGACTTGATCAACTTCCCCTTCATGGGAAGCCTCATCTCAATGGAGAAATCTATTTTCTTCAATCATCTACACCTATGAGTCACTTAGAACAATCTAATCTCATCGTATATGCACATTCCGCATGCTAGTCGGCTTGTGCCTGCTCCAGCTTCAATAAATAAGACTGAAACAGCATCACTAATACAATGTTTGGGCACATTTTCTCCGAAAAACATTGGTCTTGTGCTTCATCTGAACTGCCTGATACTATAAGAATTGTTCGTGTATGACGATACCTTTTGACATAAACAGTCTGGCAAAGGATTTACATAAAATGCCTCCTCCGAGCGGAACCTATCCGTTCCCTTTGTACCTGCAATTGGCCCTTTCCTCTTTCTAGGCGATCCTTGCCTGCATAATCGAAGTAAACCAATGAGATCATATTACCAATTTGTGCCGTTCTTGGTTAAAATACCCATATCTGCAATCTAATAACATAAGCAAAGGATTCCATAATGCGGACAGAACAGCATACTAGAACCAAAATCCAAGATGCACTGTTTTTGTCACAGGAGTTCAAGAGAACCTATACAAAGTAGGTAAGAGCACAACAGAACTCAAATTTGCAATTTCAGTCATCGGCTTAAAAGTGGAAGTCACATAGATATCACTTGTTATTGGCCGATGCTAGGGCAAACTTCTAAGAGCATACAAGGGCAGACCTTTGCCCAAACACACCACAAAGAAAGTGCATCATCACTCCAGAAAGATAGGACGAGCATAATTGCAAGCAGATAACTGTTAGAATTCTTATAGAAATCTAGCCACTATATTGACATTTAACATGACCATCTAAACAATGGCATCAAGACTGTCATCAGCACCCTGATTATATTTTGCAAACAGATAAAATATCTCTACATCAGCATACCGTCTTCTGTGGATTTCGATAATGCGATTGGACAGATTTTTCCCCTCTTTCATCCTACCCTGGTCAATTTTGTCAAAAATCCGGACAAGAGTTCTCCTGATGATCACAAGGAAAGTATTAGTAGGAGGTAATTATAATCCTCCAAGCAGACTAGATATTAGAAATGAGGTCTTGCCTATCAGGGGAGATTGTTTTTCTATGCCCCAGAAATCGACGATGTCCCTCAACTGCTCTTGCCATATTTCCGGAGTATGAAGGAATGAATATGTCACTCTCAACAGACACAATATAGTCCAGGGCCGCCAATTGAGACGAGTGATTGATGAATGGCTCAAGCTCTTCAACAGAAGCCAACTTCTCCTGCAAGAGGGAGAATACGCAAATCACTCTTCAAGCATGCGGGAACCTATAAATCAGACTATTTGGTTTTTAAGATTATATGGCTTTGGTAGACTGAGTAGCGATACTGAGATTCAGTTAAATATCATAAGGAACAGAGGTAATAAGGGTAATTCATTCATGTCAACTGCAGATTCAGCATCTGGAAAGACTAACCAAATCAGTTCTGTTTGAGATCTCAAGAAGCATCAAAATAAGAAATTGGACATCAGAATAGCTCAAGTGTTTAAAGACCTTGCTCATCTCAATGGGGACATCACAACCGCCATTTCAAGTATTGACAAAGCTTAAAAGGATATACCaatgaccccccccccccccccccttttttttttaaaatcatgcATTCCAGTTAAAATTTACAAATCTGTCAAAAGACCCAAGACAATTTCTATTCATTTTTCTTTTATAATCATGGTGTCTGGCCCAACTTGCGTGCACCTCGACTAACTCCATGAGATACCCGTTACTTCCCACCAGCAACATGTACAAGGTAACTCTGTCCACCAAGAAATTCTATTCATTTTTTTCGGTTCTCTTCTATCCAAGTATACTTGCTATAAAGAATGACAATATCAATATTTGGCAAAATTTGTGGATGATTATCTTCATCATTCACTAAAAGGAAATGTTCAAATTATTATGCTAGCTGGACCAAATTAAGTTGGAGCAGCTATGATATTCAGACGCATATGCAGACATTGAGACCAAGAGTTGAGCACATTGAGGTTTTGAATTAGTTTATCGTGAGCCCCACGCTTGTCTTTGTGGAACTATCTCCATCTTCTGTGTTAGTTTAATTTGAATGTAAAACCACTCTAGAGGTATACTCAATGTACTTACAGTCCGGTCTTGGATATCCATAATCATGTTTAAGTTGTGGAGACACTATTGCTTGTATAAACATAGCTGAACTAGTTAATTAGACATGGGTTCATTCAATCGGATGAGTCCATCAGGTTCTGGTCATGGCTCcaatttggatgatgacatgatGTGTTTGATAACACCCATGACAAAACTATTTCATCGTGTTTATCGACTTAGAAACTTTCTACTGGCCCATTTTGCTCTGTAAAAGATTCTTCAATCTTTCATCACTAATCTGACCTTCTGAGTTCATGGGCATGCACATTCATACAAATTCACCAACAGTTAACTCACATTCATACAAATCCACAATCAAGTGAGATATCTAACTCACAAAAATCACCCAAGACATTAAGAAACAATGCAAGGAAGGTTTGCAGACCATATACCTTGTTCATTAATAAGGGGTAACGCGACAATAGATCAGACATACGGGAATCACCCCCATATATCTCTCCAGCAGCAATATATATCGGCGTGTTTGATGGAAATCCAAGAGCGGAAAGGAATACTCCAACTTCTCTTGGAGTTAAGGGACAATAGCCTTTAGTTCTTTGTTCTACAGGGTCAATCTCTTTCACCTTCCACCATGTGGTGTTTTCCCTGCAAACGATCAAGATAATGAATAAAAATCACCAGATTACGAGTGTCAAACAATCTAGTCAATGAGCATGCTACTAATGCATATAAAAGTGCAATGCGTTTGATTTTAGCAAATTTCATTTGGAGACGGCTGATGTTTGACCTGTTAAAAAGTGTTCTTAGCAGACAATCTATTCTTTGAAGAGGTTAGTTTTTAGCCAACAACAAACTACATGCGCATGCTCTGACTATCAGATAACTATATGTCATAACAAATCTACCTAATTGTCTTCAGTTCCTCAGCTTCTTCTGCGGATAGATCATGTGTGCATCCACTAAAAGCAAGCATGTCCTTTTCAAATCGCAAATGTAAAGCAATATAGGGGCCATAAGATCTCATCCGATCAACCAACATCTGCAAATAGAAGTTGAATTAATGAAAAAGCTTGGGCAAAGAAACAGTTAAAACGTGTTCTTTGAACTAAGCATCAACAAAATGTTCACCTTTCCCATTGCTTCAATCTTGGGAGCAAATCGAAGGGCTTGATAACAAGCTCGGCAGCGCAACTTCTGAATATCAGGAGGCAGGTTATTATTTGCCAACCTTGAATCGGACTTGGCAGCTCGAATGATCTAAAAAAGATAAGATCACATCCATTAGttacaaataaatatttttgcttTCCCGGCATGCAGATTCGTTTTATGTACCTGGTATTCATCCCATAGTCGTGCAATCTCTTCCTCATAGTAATCTACACCGGACCAACTCCTAAAATGCTTAACTGCTTTAGTTGCAGATGCCAGTTCCTTCGGTAGCTTTTTGACAACCTTTACATCATTTTCCAAAGAACTAATAAAATGGTCTTCATCAAAGACATCGGAGAAATTGCTGCAATTCAGGCATAGAAGAGTAAATTTCACCACTTTATACATAAATTACTCTGTACATTCAATCCATAAGGATGAAAAGGATGCTGGTCCCCTTGCAAACAACAGTTCAAAATGAGCTTGAAACCCCAAAAGAAAGGAATTTCTCGCTAGAAGGACATCATTTACCTTGAGTCCTGCCAAAGTGAGCGCTTATCAAGCTCAGGGATCACTAGAGTAGCATTTATGATACGAGCAACAGCAACCATGTCACATATCTACAAATCAACAACCACTGCTTTCAGCAGAAAGCCACAAATAATGACAACTAAATGTTTTATGCATATATCATGGATACACAATAAACATATTTACAAAGGACCAATCACCTTAGaaagaaaataattaatgaatATGCATTAAAATTTTCTATAACAAACCATGTATACTGGTTTAGGGGAACTAAGTGGCTTTCTTGCAATTTGAAATGTTAACCAAAGACAGAACGCGATAAGTGATGAAGGCCTATCAATTGGAGAGATATAAGCTGAGTTTGATTATCATTAATTAAAGATGCATATTTAACATAACAGACCTTCCTTCAAAAGAATTAGTCAGCTAACTTCTAATACAGTTACATAACACTGCAAATCAAAGATAAGTCTAGTATTGATGTTTTAGTCGGATCTTTGAAAAAAGAGAGACCTCAGAGGTCCAAACCACACTTCAGGCATATTTTATTGTCGACATAAATATTACAATGGAGCATGATACTAAAAggtaaaagtaaaaataatcatgaaattgaaATAGAAACAGACAACACTAGTATGTGAAAAGGAAAAGAGATGCAAAGAATACGGACCCCAGCTCTCATCTGATTGAGCCCACCATTCGTATGCACCAGCAGGTAGCCTCGAGACTCTGGAGGGGCTGGAGGTAAATTGCAATGAAATATAAGCAACACAGAAAAATCATATACATTTGATTCAAGAACGAACAAAGCTACTTTCTAAAATTATGTTGTAATGGGAACAAGGAATTACTTACATGTATATATTGGACTCAGAGCAACACAAGGAACATAGTCGCGGTTCGGAGGTGGCTTCCATAACTTGTCCAAACTCCCATTTCGACTTGCTGCATCTGACTGTCAAATCTAAAGAAGTGAAAACATGAAATATGTATAACTACTTCGTATGTACACAGTCCTATGTCGAACATCTACAAACATACGTCAAATCATACGATCCAACACTAATGCCATCATAAATACAATTTACTTgaagaaagtttttttttttagggATAAAACTAAATATATTTAGAGAGAGTGTAAAACCTTGCGAGCAGTGAGAGGAGCCTTTGCCAAATGGGGTGGGGCATGTTCTTGAGTCCAGCTTCGCTCTCTACTCAGCTTTTGGTATGAAGATTCATGttgctataataataataaagcaccCCAGATCAGTACCTAAACCTTAAAGGACAACCATAACCAAAGAACAAAGGTAACAACGAAAGAAAACACTACAAGACTATTTTCAATTTTTCACCATCAACCATCATCCTAAAACAACAATttga
This region of Nicotiana tomentosiformis chromosome 4, ASM39032v3, whole genome shotgun sequence genomic DNA includes:
- the LOC104110842 gene encoding O-fucosyltransferase 7-like — its product is MQKKRWRTVVIVRKVLTFAIAAIAIVALLYVHVVFPASEVTKLPDKLPTQHESSYQKLSRERSWTQEHAPPHLAKAPLTARKSDAASRNGSLDKLWKPPPNRDYVPCVALSPIYTSPPESRGYLLVHTNGGLNQMRAGICDMVAVARIINATLVIPELDKRSLWQDSSNFSDVFDEDHFISSLENDVKVVKKLPKELASATKAVKHFRSWSGVDYYEEEIARLWDEYQIIRAAKSDSRLANNNLPPDIQKLRCRACYQALRFAPKIEAMGKMLVDRMRSYGPYIALHLRFEKDMLAFSGCTHDLSAEEAEELKTIRENTTWWKVKEIDPVEQRTKGYCPLTPREVGVFLSALGFPSNTPIYIAAGEIYGGDSRMSDLLSRYPLLMNKEKLASVEELEPFINHSSQLAALDYIVSVESDIFIPSYSGNMARAVEGHRRFLGHRKTISPDRRTLVRIFDKIDQGRMKEGKNLSNRIIEIHRRRQGSPRKRKGPIAGTKGTDRFRSEEAFYVNPLPDCLCQKVSSYTNNSYSIRQFR